The Drosophila biarmipes strain raj3 unplaced genomic scaffold, RU_DBia_V1.1 ptg000019l, whole genome shotgun sequence genome includes a region encoding these proteins:
- the LOC127012088 gene encoding uncharacterized protein LOC127012088: MPRPRRSNLSRQSRNARRIQNTANERTEEEQEIAREQRRNSMARLRASQSREQSEAARETARLAMQNRQANNRSQQINHLRRRTRYLADLNRAAFRYDCSNDYSLHPSVCIGQMDVVCEYCGALKFSGETPGLCCVNGKVKLPVLTPPHEPLYSLLCGETQESRHFLANTRKYNSCFQMTSFGADIIEEGGFNPTFKNEALILEMNTKM; this comes from the exons atgccgcgaccaagacgatcgaatctttcccgacaaagccgtaatgcaagaagaatacaaaatactgcaaatgaaaggactgaagaagaacaagaaattgCACGTGAACAGCGCCGCAATAGTATGGCTCGACTTCGTGCTTCTCAATCACGAGAGCAAAGTGAAGCAGCCCGTGAAACAGCTCGGTTGGCAATGCAGAATCGTCAAGCGAACAACAGAAGTCaacaaataaatcatttgcgacgcagaacaagatatttagctgatttgaatcgagctgcgtttcgatacgattgcagcaatgattacagcttgcatcctagcgtttgcattgggcaaatggacgttgtttgcgagtattgtggtgcattaaagttttccggagaaacgcctggattatgctgcgttaatggtaaagtgaaattgccagtgttgactccgccacatgagccattgtattcattgctttgcggcgaaacacaagaatcacgccactttcttgcaaatactcgaaaatacaatagttgtttccaaatgacgtcatttgggGCAGACATTATCGAAGAAGGAGGTTTTAATCCGAcatttaag AATGAAGCACTAATATTGGAAATGAATACTAAAATGTGA